From the Polynucleobacter sp. MWH-UH35A genome, one window contains:
- a CDS encoding CaiB/BaiF CoA-transferase family protein, protein MEPLSKLKVVEMGQLIAGPFAAKTLADFGADVVKIEPPKVGDALRKWRLLKDGTSIWWQVQSRNKRSLSLDLKEAEAQDIVRTLIKEADVLIENFRPGTLESWGLNPVKLLELNPKLIVLRISGYGQTGPYRDKPGFGVVAEAMGGLRHLTAEPGRVPVRVGISIGDTLASLHGVIGILLALQERHNSGKGQIIDIALYEAVFNCMESLLPEYSAFGEVRQAAGSALPGIAPTNAYQCADGGYVLVAGNGDSIFKRLMTVIGRDDLGSDPQLENNEGRVKRVTELDQAIGEWTKTVSTSKALEALDSAAVPAGRIYTVADIASDPHYKARENIQTIQMKDGSKVDVPGVIPKLSRTPGSIKTLAPDIGQNTEEILKSIGLSDDQVASLKARGIAFTK, encoded by the coding sequence ATGGAGCCGTTATCTAAGTTAAAAGTCGTAGAAATGGGGCAGCTCATTGCTGGACCATTCGCCGCTAAAACATTGGCAGACTTTGGGGCTGATGTCGTCAAGATCGAGCCGCCTAAAGTTGGCGATGCTTTGCGTAAGTGGCGACTGTTAAAAGATGGCACTTCTATTTGGTGGCAAGTACAGTCACGCAATAAACGCTCACTCTCTTTAGACTTAAAAGAGGCGGAAGCTCAGGATATTGTTAGAACTCTAATTAAAGAGGCGGATGTATTAATTGAAAACTTTCGTCCAGGCACTTTAGAGAGCTGGGGTCTTAATCCAGTAAAGCTGCTCGAACTCAATCCCAAGTTAATTGTTCTGCGTATTAGTGGCTACGGTCAGACTGGGCCATACAGAGATAAGCCTGGGTTTGGTGTTGTTGCTGAAGCGATGGGTGGTTTGCGCCATCTCACTGCAGAGCCTGGTAGGGTGCCGGTCCGCGTAGGCATCAGTATTGGGGATACCTTGGCATCTTTGCATGGCGTGATTGGTATTTTATTAGCACTGCAAGAGCGGCATAACAGTGGCAAAGGTCAAATTATTGATATTGCTCTGTATGAAGCAGTCTTCAATTGCATGGAAAGTTTGTTACCTGAATACAGCGCATTTGGTGAAGTGCGACAAGCTGCTGGTAGCGCCTTGCCCGGTATTGCACCAACCAATGCTTACCAGTGTGCCGATGGAGGCTATGTATTAGTAGCTGGCAATGGCGATAGCATCTTTAAGCGTCTGATGACTGTTATTGGGCGAGATGATTTAGGCAGCGATCCCCAGCTGGAAAATAATGAGGGTCGCGTGAAGCGGGTAACTGAACTTGATCAGGCCATTGGCGAATGGACTAAAACAGTTAGTACAAGCAAGGCTTTGGAGGCATTAGATTCTGCTGCCGTACCAGCGGGACGTATTTATACCGTGGCTGATATCGCCAGCGATCCACATTACAAGGCGAGAGAAAATATTCAGACCATTCAAATGAAGGATGGCAGCAAGGTCGATGTGCCTGGGGTCATTCCAAAGTTATCTCGCACACCAGGTTCAATTAAGACGCTTGCTCCTGATATTGGTCAAAATACCGAGGAGATCCTCAAGAGCATCGGTTTAAGTGATGACCAAGTAGCCTCATTAAAAGCGCGCGGTATTGCATTTACTAAGTGA
- a CDS encoding P-II family nitrogen regulator, with protein sequence MMEVKAVIRPNKLAALRAALMETPGFPGMTVAKVEGCSAPSKTNKANIKDELTDYSAKVRIEIVCNAEIAEALMDKIVAVCQTGHMGDGVVWCTPVPRAFFIAKSSG encoded by the coding sequence ATGATGGAAGTAAAGGCAGTGATACGCCCCAATAAATTGGCCGCTCTTCGAGCAGCTTTGATGGAAACCCCAGGATTCCCAGGAATGACTGTTGCTAAAGTGGAGGGCTGTAGTGCGCCTTCTAAGACCAACAAAGCAAATATTAAAGATGAGCTTACTGACTACTCAGCAAAGGTAAGAATTGAAATCGTTTGCAATGCAGAGATCGCTGAAGCCTTGATGGATAAAATTGTCGCTGTATGCCAGACAGGGCATATGGGTGATGGCGTAGTATGGTGCACACCGGTGCCCAGGGCTTTTTTCATCGCTAAATCATCTGGCTAG
- a CDS encoding efflux RND transporter permease subunit gives MVERIVRLSLQQRLLVAIIAIVLLIAGLMATKRLSVDAFPDVTNVQVQVAAEAPGKSPEEVERFVTIPIELGMTGLPGLTEMRSLNRNGISVITLVFTEKTDIYFARQLVTERLIEVASKMPVGITPVLAPPSTGLGEVYQYTLDHPSDRHRELSVDELSDRRAVQDWIVRPMLRSIPGVAEINTQGGYAREYQVLVNPERLRHYQISLHEVYQALARNNANSGGGQLPTYAERYLIRGLGLITKPEDIGKIILKEVKGIPVYVKNVAEVAMGSEIRQGAAIKNGYTESVAGIIQMIRGGNAREVVNRIKLKVAEINEGKLLPDGLQIVPFYDRTDLVNAAMFNVAKVLIEGVILVIILLFLFLGDVRSSLIVVATLLLTPLLTFLVMNRYGISANLMSLGGLAIAIGIMVDGSVVVVENTFAKLGERLKSGESKNRIILEAASEVGKPVLFGVGIIILVFMPLLSLEGMEGKMFAPMAITIAIALTISLILSFTLSPVLCSYILKGGGEDDTKIVKKMRAPYERWLHWCLANPKLVVKRAINALGISLIGFVFLGKAFIPVMQEGSITPVIVRAPNISLDESIKLEFEAIKRIMTIPGVEMAVSRLGKGESPADPGQPNESDPIVTLKPLGDRSLSQEEIAQQIREKLKTLPGIELAISQPIAARVDEMVSGVRSQVAVKIFGDDLAVLQKLGSQIGQILTKMKGSNDLRIEQASGQNYLNIKIDRDAIARYGINVSDVNEVIETAIGGKQASTIYEGERRFPLVLRYPSPYRNNIDAIENIILHSPDGAQVLMRDLAEISLVEGPAQISRESGKRRLVVGVNVDGRDLGGFVKEAQELIAKNVELPQGYTLQWGGQFENMQRAMARLMIIIPLTVLAIFFLLFMLFKSIRLAGLIILVLPFASIGGVFGLFITGEYLSVPAAVGFINLWGIAVLNGVVLISFIKQLREDGYSMEEALLNGCHHRFRPVMMTASVAMLALVPMLFSGGPGSEVTRPLAAVVIAGLITSTALTLLVLPVLYRWFEDKEVEP, from the coding sequence ATGGTTGAAAGAATCGTTCGTCTTTCCTTACAGCAACGCTTGTTGGTGGCGATTATTGCCATCGTATTGCTTATTGCTGGGCTAATGGCTACGAAACGATTGTCTGTAGATGCGTTTCCGGATGTCACCAACGTCCAAGTGCAAGTTGCCGCGGAAGCTCCTGGTAAATCTCCAGAAGAGGTCGAGCGTTTTGTCACCATCCCAATTGAATTGGGAATGACAGGTTTGCCTGGTTTGACAGAGATGCGATCTTTGAATCGGAATGGCATCTCCGTAATCACTCTGGTGTTTACTGAAAAAACCGATATTTACTTTGCTCGTCAATTAGTTACCGAGCGATTGATTGAAGTAGCCTCTAAGATGCCAGTGGGTATCACTCCAGTGTTGGCTCCTCCTTCTACTGGTTTAGGTGAGGTTTATCAATACACGCTGGATCATCCCTCAGATCGCCATCGTGAACTTTCTGTTGATGAGCTTTCTGATCGACGCGCTGTGCAGGATTGGATTGTGCGCCCGATGTTGCGTTCTATTCCGGGTGTAGCCGAGATCAATACGCAAGGGGGTTATGCAAGAGAGTATCAAGTATTGGTCAATCCTGAACGTTTACGGCATTATCAGATTAGCTTGCATGAGGTTTATCAAGCCCTTGCCAGAAACAATGCTAACTCTGGTGGTGGACAACTCCCAACCTATGCAGAACGCTATCTGATTCGTGGTCTGGGTTTAATTACTAAGCCAGAAGATATTGGCAAGATTATCTTAAAAGAAGTAAAAGGTATTCCGGTATATGTGAAGAACGTAGCTGAGGTCGCCATGGGCAGTGAGATTCGCCAGGGTGCCGCTATTAAGAATGGCTATACCGAGAGTGTTGCCGGCATCATACAGATGATCCGCGGTGGTAATGCACGTGAAGTGGTCAACCGTATCAAGCTCAAGGTTGCAGAAATCAATGAAGGCAAGCTCTTGCCTGATGGGTTACAGATTGTGCCTTTCTATGACCGTACTGATTTAGTGAATGCAGCCATGTTTAACGTAGCAAAAGTGCTGATTGAAGGCGTCATTCTTGTCATTATTTTGCTATTTCTTTTCTTGGGTGACGTGCGCTCATCCTTGATCGTAGTGGCTACCTTGTTATTGACGCCATTGCTCACATTCTTGGTGATGAACCGTTACGGTATATCGGCAAACCTGATGTCACTGGGTGGTCTTGCAATTGCGATTGGCATCATGGTGGACGGTTCCGTCGTGGTGGTGGAGAACACCTTCGCTAAATTGGGTGAGCGACTCAAATCTGGTGAGTCTAAAAACAGGATCATCTTAGAGGCGGCATCTGAAGTTGGTAAGCCAGTGCTATTTGGTGTGGGCATCATCATTTTGGTCTTTATGCCGCTACTCTCATTGGAGGGTATGGAGGGCAAGATGTTTGCTCCGATGGCGATTACGATTGCCATCGCCTTAACTATCTCATTGATTCTGTCGTTTACTTTGTCACCAGTTTTGTGCTCCTACATCCTCAAGGGTGGCGGCGAAGACGATACCAAGATTGTCAAAAAAATGCGCGCTCCCTATGAGCGCTGGTTGCATTGGTGTTTGGCTAATCCTAAATTGGTTGTAAAGCGTGCCATTAATGCCCTAGGCATTAGTCTGATTGGTTTTGTATTCCTGGGAAAAGCATTTATTCCGGTGATGCAAGAAGGATCAATTACCCCAGTGATTGTGCGTGCTCCTAATATTTCCTTGGATGAATCTATCAAGCTGGAGTTTGAGGCAATTAAACGCATCATGACTATTCCAGGGGTGGAGATGGCAGTTTCCCGTTTAGGTAAAGGTGAATCACCAGCAGATCCTGGGCAGCCAAATGAGTCTGATCCGATTGTGACGCTCAAGCCTTTAGGCGATAGAAGTCTGAGTCAGGAAGAGATTGCGCAGCAAATTCGTGAAAAGCTTAAAACCTTACCCGGCATTGAATTGGCTATTTCTCAACCGATTGCTGCTAGGGTGGATGAGATGGTTTCTGGGGTGCGCTCACAAGTAGCAGTCAAAATCTTTGGTGATGATCTTGCGGTGTTGCAAAAATTAGGCTCTCAGATTGGTCAAATCTTAACCAAGATGAAGGGTAGTAATGACCTACGCATTGAACAGGCATCTGGTCAGAACTATCTTAATATCAAAATCGATCGTGATGCCATCGCGCGTTATGGCATTAATGTCTCTGATGTGAATGAGGTAATTGAAACTGCTATTGGCGGTAAGCAAGCCAGCACGATCTACGAGGGAGAGCGCCGCTTCCCATTGGTATTGCGCTACCCAAGTCCTTATAGAAACAATATTGATGCTATTGAAAATATTATTCTGCACTCGCCAGATGGGGCTCAGGTACTCATGAGGGATTTGGCAGAAATTTCTTTAGTAGAAGGCCCTGCACAAATCTCAAGAGAGTCGGGTAAACGTCGTTTAGTGGTGGGTGTTAATGTGGATGGGCGTGACCTAGGTGGTTTTGTTAAAGAGGCCCAAGAGTTAATTGCTAAGAATGTGGAGTTGCCCCAAGGTTATACCCTGCAGTGGGGCGGTCAGTTTGAAAACATGCAAAGAGCAATGGCACGCTTGATGATCATCATTCCATTGACTGTGCTAGCGATATTCTTCTTGTTGTTTATGTTGTTTAAGTCAATCCGCTTGGCAGGCCTCATTATTTTGGTTCTACCATTTGCGTCGATTGGCGGCGTGTTTGGCTTATTTATTACTGGTGAGTACTTATCGGTACCGGCGGCGGTAGGATTTATTAACTTATGGGGTATTGCGGTCCTTAATGGGGTGGTGCTGATATCTTTCATTAAGCAATTACGTGAGGATGGCTATAGCATGGAGGAAGCATTGCTAAATGGTTGTCATCATCGTTTTAGGCCGGTCATGATGACAGCATCTGTAGCGATGTTGGCACTTGTACCGATGCTGTTCTCGGGCGGCCCTGGTTCTGAGGTAACCCGTCCTTTAGCTGCTGTAGTGATTGCTGGGTTGATTACCTCCACAGCATTAACTTTATTAGTGTTACCTGTTCTATATAGATGGTTTGAGGATAAAGAGGTGGAACCATGA
- a CDS encoding efflux RND transporter periplasmic adaptor subunit, whose protein sequence is MASQDRKWNAMNPEFSKFLRKVKVWKTFLVRKIKFHKKELVDQVLKTQTHLYGQVHQWIAGHAPVVTSSYDKTPPWFKTGIFYLPWFCAFVIILNYFNVFDRSPTIKSVQDPNVVVVNADLHKMIADGKAQVSPFVEELRASGRIDFNELFLSRIGANVTGRVSDILAVPGQMVKQGDVLAKITSTELTQSQLAYLKAKSASQLADQAANRAKILYKEDVIALAELQRREAEASSAKAEFRAANDQLRVQGMDQASIDRLAKSGVIESINNVIATIPGEIVERKINKGQVVQPADALFTVADLSTLWAISEVPESNSYLMHKGQKASLIIPALRNQEIEGVVAHVDSIVNPQTRTVVVRMELPNKDGEIKPGMLATMLIESQPVDKLVVPLGAVVREDNHDHVFIRLDDDTYRMVPVKLGPEGKGFRPVISGLKEGQEIATEGAYHLNTERKRQLSGG, encoded by the coding sequence ATGGCTAGCCAAGATAGAAAGTGGAATGCAATGAATCCAGAGTTCTCAAAATTTCTCAGAAAGGTAAAAGTCTGGAAGACTTTCTTGGTTAGAAAGATCAAATTCCATAAGAAAGAATTGGTTGACCAAGTTTTAAAAACTCAAACACATCTGTATGGGCAGGTGCATCAATGGATCGCAGGACATGCTCCTGTGGTAACTAGCAGCTACGATAAAACACCACCCTGGTTTAAGACGGGCATATTTTATTTACCTTGGTTCTGTGCATTCGTCATTATTCTGAATTATTTCAATGTGTTTGATAGAAGTCCCACCATCAAATCCGTGCAAGATCCAAACGTTGTTGTGGTGAATGCGGATTTGCATAAGATGATTGCTGACGGTAAAGCACAGGTATCTCCATTTGTAGAGGAGCTTCGTGCTTCAGGGCGAATTGATTTCAATGAACTCTTTCTGTCTCGCATTGGCGCCAATGTGACTGGTCGTGTATCTGATATTTTGGCTGTACCTGGTCAGATGGTGAAGCAGGGTGATGTATTGGCAAAAATTACCTCTACAGAATTAACTCAGTCGCAGCTAGCCTATTTAAAAGCGAAGAGTGCAAGTCAGTTAGCAGATCAAGCCGCTAACCGCGCAAAAATTTTATACAAAGAGGATGTAATTGCTCTAGCGGAGTTACAAAGACGTGAGGCAGAGGCTAGTAGTGCAAAAGCTGAGTTCCGTGCTGCAAATGATCAACTCAGAGTTCAGGGTATGGATCAGGCCAGCATTGATCGACTTGCGAAGTCTGGCGTCATAGAGTCTATTAATAATGTGATTGCCACTATTCCTGGTGAAATCGTAGAGCGCAAGATCAATAAAGGTCAGGTGGTTCAGCCTGCCGATGCCTTGTTTACAGTTGCTGACCTCAGTACGCTTTGGGCAATCTCAGAGGTTCCGGAAAGTAATTCCTATCTGATGCATAAGGGTCAAAAAGCATCGCTCATCATTCCTGCGCTACGCAATCAAGAAATCGAAGGTGTAGTTGCGCATGTCGATTCGATCGTGAATCCACAAACTCGTACTGTGGTGGTGCGTATGGAGCTTCCCAATAAAGATGGTGAAATCAAGCCTGGTATGTTGGCAACAATGCTCATTGAAAGTCAGCCGGTGGATAAATTGGTAGTGCCACTGGGCGCTGTAGTGCGCGAGGATAATCATGACCATGTATTCATCCGGTTGGATGATGATACGTATCGTATGGTGCCAGTGAAATTAGGCCCAGAAGGCAAAGGATTCCGTCCCGTAATCTCAGGTTTAAAAGAGGGGCAAGAGATTGCAACCGAAGGTGCATATCATTTAAATACTGAACGCAAGCGTCAGTTAAGTGGTGGATAA
- a CDS encoding TolC family protein produces the protein MLLYRLWLIVFISTFMVVDASAQPKTSFTINDLIAISLESSPQVLAARDQSKAIKGQLSTARAIPNPEFEISTGQQRSVTGPLTVGNVSSWSVTQPLDMPYTRFPRVNAAEANLRAAEATRIAFEVETISKVQQRFYELMRREAEQKAAEEDMSLTKQIRDRMQIRYDVGETARFELIRVQTEFLNAQIAAESSKLRVEQARSQLRQVVGHQLPADFTVVAEQPKVEDLPSLQVLLNEVQAQSPELQKAKAEVEATESKLSFEKNLRLPRLAFKASQYNDPNFTDRLYGLQVSIPIWDFRGGQVAEAEANASKAKNQLNAQSQTLDQQIETAYKLYQMTSYQVKVLSQEVVQLAASAQRIAEVSYRYGERGMLEYLDAQRTFRAARNDLIRARFDLAYVVTEIQRLRASPEWLAKIESGMQ, from the coding sequence ATGTTGCTGTACCGCTTATGGCTTATTGTTTTTATTAGCACCTTCATGGTGGTAGATGCCAGCGCACAACCTAAAACATCATTCACTATCAATGACTTGATCGCTATCTCTTTGGAGTCTAGTCCTCAAGTACTTGCTGCACGAGATCAGTCAAAGGCTATTAAGGGTCAACTATCGACAGCAAGAGCAATTCCAAACCCTGAGTTTGAAATTAGCACCGGTCAGCAGCGATCCGTCACTGGACCTTTAACAGTCGGTAACGTGTCGTCTTGGTCGGTTACGCAGCCATTAGATATGCCTTACACTCGCTTTCCGAGAGTCAATGCTGCCGAAGCCAATCTGCGTGCGGCTGAGGCGACGCGAATTGCTTTCGAGGTTGAAACGATTTCTAAAGTGCAGCAGCGCTTTTATGAATTAATGCGCCGGGAGGCTGAGCAAAAAGCGGCAGAAGAAGATATGAGTCTGACAAAGCAGATTCGTGACCGTATGCAAATACGTTATGACGTTGGCGAAACTGCACGCTTCGAGCTCATTCGTGTGCAAACCGAATTCCTCAATGCGCAGATTGCTGCAGAGTCAAGTAAGTTACGCGTTGAGCAAGCGCGCAGTCAATTACGTCAAGTCGTGGGTCATCAACTACCGGCTGACTTCACGGTGGTGGCTGAGCAACCCAAAGTTGAAGACTTGCCTTCATTGCAAGTGCTGCTTAATGAGGTTCAAGCCCAAAGCCCAGAGCTACAAAAGGCAAAAGCTGAGGTGGAGGCTACTGAATCCAAGCTCAGTTTTGAGAAGAACTTACGTTTACCTCGTCTGGCATTTAAAGCATCTCAATACAACGACCCGAACTTTACTGATCGTCTTTATGGCCTACAGGTGAGCATTCCGATTTGGGACTTTAGGGGTGGCCAAGTAGCGGAGGCCGAGGCAAATGCATCCAAAGCCAAGAATCAACTCAATGCGCAAAGTCAAACTCTCGATCAGCAGATCGAAACAGCCTATAAGCTTTATCAAATGACTAGCTATCAAGTAAAGGTATTAAGTCAGGAAGTGGTCCAGTTAGCGGCCAGTGCTCAGCGGATTGCTGAAGTGTCTTATCGCTACGGTGAGCGCGGCATGCTGGAGTACTTGGATGCGCAAAGAACTTTTCGTGCCGCCCGTAATGACTTGATTAGAGCGCGATTTGATTTAGCTTATGTGGTGACTGAAATTCAAAGGTTAAGAGCGAGTCCTGAATGGCTAGCCAAGATAGAAAGTGGAATGCAATGA
- a CDS encoding universal stress protein, whose product MKSRLALEETIAPSVVDSEVSDKQSYNVGGEVMSKILIPVDNSVNSLMALKHAVSVYGKDRKAHFHLCNVQPTLYRHIRKFLNKQTINEWQAERAKLAAQSASEFLERSGVSFSFTYVTGDKGEALRDEAQRLGCQRIVIGTAKKNTLSRLFENSTTAKLLEISDIPVEVVTGKSLSTLERWGIPAIGAGAATALMAAVID is encoded by the coding sequence ATGAAGAGTAGGTTGGCCTTGGAGGAGACCATTGCGCCATCAGTAGTTGATTCAGAAGTATCCGATAAGCAGTCTTATAACGTAGGAGGTGAGGTAATGAGCAAAATTCTGATTCCTGTAGATAATTCCGTTAATTCTTTAATGGCCCTGAAACATGCGGTGAGTGTTTATGGCAAAGATCGTAAAGCACACTTTCATCTATGTAATGTGCAGCCAACTCTATATCGTCATATTAGAAAGTTTCTTAATAAGCAGACTATTAATGAGTGGCAAGCAGAGCGTGCCAAACTAGCAGCGCAGTCAGCGTCTGAGTTTTTAGAGAGGTCGGGCGTTAGCTTTTCTTTTACCTACGTTACTGGTGATAAAGGTGAGGCATTGCGTGATGAGGCTCAGCGCTTAGGATGCCAGCGTATTGTGATTGGCACTGCCAAGAAAAATACCTTGAGCCGCTTATTTGAAAACTCTACAACTGCAAAATTGCTGGAAATAAGTGACATTCCAGTTGAGGTGGTGACAGGTAAATCGCTCTCTACACTCGAGCGTTGGGGTATCCCAGCAATAGGCGCTGGAGCAGCCACCGCTTTGATGGCGGCAGTAATCGATTAA
- a CDS encoding LysR family transcriptional regulator, with amino-acid sequence MTNSYNYRHLYYFWVVAKEGSMSKAADRLDMAIQTISAQVHELEKSLGYLLFKPAGRGIALTESGFAALEIADQIFSIGEKLPEAVRDAAKSPKTKITVGVSDGLPKLVTRQLLEPILKHKDVQLIAHEGEFDDLLADLALHRLDIVLADRPAPGNKNLNVYSEELTKSVIAWYAPKQFIKKIKGKFPQCLVDLPVLLPTSHSTVRSLIDQWLSKEGITPNIVGEFEDSALLKTFAASGLGVFPAGKLIERDLKDTYGIEFLGCCEDIYEYFYAIRSEKKIQHPLVQAIIKQ; translated from the coding sequence ATGACCAATAGCTATAACTACCGTCACCTCTATTACTTCTGGGTTGTTGCCAAGGAGGGCAGCATGTCCAAAGCGGCAGATCGCCTAGATATGGCCATCCAGACGATTAGCGCCCAAGTACATGAGCTTGAGAAGTCGCTTGGCTATCTACTATTTAAGCCCGCAGGAAGAGGTATTGCACTGACTGAATCTGGTTTTGCTGCCCTAGAAATTGCCGATCAGATTTTCTCCATCGGCGAGAAATTGCCAGAGGCTGTGCGAGATGCTGCGAAATCCCCTAAAACCAAAATTACCGTAGGCGTCTCTGATGGACTGCCAAAATTAGTCACTAGACAGCTACTGGAACCCATCCTAAAACACAAGGATGTGCAATTGATTGCACACGAAGGTGAGTTTGATGATTTGCTGGCAGATCTTGCCTTGCATCGCCTAGATATTGTTTTGGCTGATCGCCCCGCTCCTGGCAATAAAAATCTGAATGTCTACAGTGAAGAGTTAACTAAATCAGTAATCGCCTGGTATGCCCCCAAGCAATTCATTAAAAAGATTAAGGGGAAGTTTCCACAGTGCCTAGTGGATCTGCCCGTTCTATTACCAACCTCTCACTCCACTGTGCGTTCTTTGATTGATCAATGGTTGAGTAAAGAGGGCATTACCCCAAATATTGTGGGAGAGTTTGAAGACAGCGCATTACTAAAGACCTTTGCTGCTAGTGGGCTGGGTGTATTTCCTGCTGGTAAGCTCATCGAGAGGGATCTCAAGGATACCTATGGCATTGAGTTTCTGGGCTGCTGTGAAGACATCTATGAATACTTCTATGCCATTCGTTCAGAAAAGAAAATTCAGCACCCACTTGTACAAGCCATTATTAAGCAATAA
- a CDS encoding sodium-dependent bicarbonate transport family permease, giving the protein MTNFLDPAILFFIFGVFAGSVKSNLEIPPQISRFLSLYLLMALGLKGGFALHKSGFTSEIALSLGLAVLLAIIIPVIGYCILRRKLNAFDAAAIAATYGSVSAVTFITATQYLDQFNIAYGGHMAAAMALMESPAIILAIVLANKARVSISSDSTVKHEPTGITKILHESFTDGAQLLLLGSMAVALLSGDAGQKLMAPFSIDLFKGMLSFFLLDMGLMAARNFKGLRGKPPITLLYAIGSPLSHALLALALCKLIGLPLGNTILLMVLASSASYIAVPAVLRHALPEVNPALYMGMSLGITFPFNIILGIPLYTVIATQFL; this is encoded by the coding sequence ATGACGAATTTTCTGGACCCCGCCATTCTGTTTTTTATCTTTGGGGTATTTGCGGGATCCGTAAAATCGAACCTAGAAATTCCTCCGCAAATTTCTCGGTTCCTATCACTCTATTTGCTGATGGCCCTGGGACTAAAGGGAGGCTTTGCTCTTCATAAGTCTGGGTTTACTAGCGAGATCGCTTTATCTCTAGGGCTAGCAGTATTACTTGCCATCATCATTCCTGTTATTGGCTACTGCATCTTAAGAAGAAAATTAAACGCCTTTGATGCTGCTGCAATTGCAGCGACTTATGGTTCAGTTAGTGCGGTAACTTTTATTACTGCCACACAATACTTAGACCAGTTCAATATTGCGTATGGTGGCCATATGGCGGCAGCAATGGCGCTAATGGAATCACCTGCCATTATTCTGGCGATTGTCTTAGCCAATAAGGCCCGTGTCTCAATATCGTCAGATTCAACCGTCAAGCACGAACCAACTGGCATTACCAAGATACTGCACGAGTCTTTTACCGATGGTGCGCAACTACTTTTACTGGGATCGATGGCTGTAGCGCTATTGAGTGGAGATGCCGGACAAAAGTTAATGGCACCCTTCTCTATTGACCTTTTTAAAGGCATGCTGTCCTTCTTTTTGCTGGATATGGGGCTCATGGCTGCCAGAAACTTTAAGGGCTTAAGAGGCAAACCCCCTATCACTTTGCTTTATGCAATTGGCTCACCGCTATCACATGCGCTTTTAGCTCTAGCGTTATGCAAGCTCATTGGACTCCCCCTAGGAAATACTATTTTGCTAATGGTGCTTGCTTCTAGCGCATCCTATATTGCGGTACCAGCAGTACTGCGTCACGCCCTGCCAGAAGTAAATCCTGCTTTATATATGGGCATGTCGTTGGGTATCACCTTTCCATTCAACATCATTTTAGGTATTCCGCTCTACACCGTAATTGCCACACAATTTCTGTAG
- a CDS encoding glutathione S-transferase, with protein sequence MAPILYSYRRCPYAMRARMALIYAGIDVEHREIDLRNKPRSMLMASPKGTVPVLCMGEQVLDQSVDIMSWAIKQSDPAGWGNVDDAVAQYWIEKNDGPFKLLLDQYKYPNRFPMLNPETVLNEALQIMLIPMEQALQNSKYLSGDKMTWVDVAIFPFIRQFSMVDAKTFEELPIPAVKAWLTQHLDSDLFNSVMQKHPVWLD encoded by the coding sequence ATGGCGCCTATTTTGTACTCTTATCGCCGCTGCCCTTATGCGATGCGGGCGCGTATGGCCCTGATATATGCTGGTATCGATGTTGAGCATCGCGAGATTGATTTGCGCAATAAGCCTCGCTCCATGCTAATGGCTTCTCCAAAAGGAACGGTTCCAGTTCTCTGTATGGGGGAGCAAGTTTTAGATCAAAGTGTCGATATTATGAGTTGGGCAATAAAGCAATCTGATCCTGCTGGCTGGGGAAATGTTGACGATGCAGTTGCTCAATATTGGATTGAGAAAAATGATGGGCCGTTTAAGCTTTTGTTGGATCAATATAAATACCCAAATCGATTCCCAATGCTGAATCCAGAAACTGTTCTCAATGAGGCATTGCAAATCATGCTAATTCCCATGGAACAAGCTTTGCAAAATTCCAAATACTTATCGGGCGACAAAATGACGTGGGTCGATGTGGCCATCTTTCCGTTCATCAGGCAGTTTTCGATGGTTGATGCAAAAACGTTTGAGGAACTCCCAATACCCGCAGTTAAAGCTTGGCTGACTCAACATCTCGATTCTGATTTATTCAACTCGGTCATGCAGAAACATCCAGTGTGGCTGGATTAA